The following proteins come from a genomic window of Maribacter sp. HTCC2170:
- a CDS encoding DUF5683 domain-containing protein, which yields MCISFAQDKDSTPTAKDSLKMVLNQEGIVIQDSVFTKRKVMNPLAPSKAAFYSAVLPGLGQVYNKRYWKVPIVYAVIGTGVYAYTYNDDLYDRFRTAFKRRQAGFTDDEFYDINGDNAVGEDPDLDMGDLEKQQERYQTDRDLALVITIAMYALNIIDANVDAHLKQFNIDEDLSMDVKPFLDLNPITNNPDYGIAFTIKF from the coding sequence ATGTGCATTTCTTTTGCGCAGGACAAAGATTCAACTCCAACCGCGAAGGACTCCTTAAAAATGGTTTTAAATCAAGAGGGTATTGTTATCCAGGATTCCGTATTTACAAAAAGGAAAGTTATGAACCCTTTGGCTCCCAGTAAGGCAGCATTCTATTCAGCTGTTTTACCTGGACTTGGGCAAGTTTACAACAAACGGTACTGGAAAGTGCCAATAGTATATGCTGTAATAGGAACTGGGGTTTATGCCTACACCTATAATGATGATCTTTACGATCGTTTCAGAACAGCTTTTAAAAGAAGACAGGCAGGATTCACGGATGATGAATTTTATGATATTAACGGGGACAATGCGGTCGGCGAAGATCCAGATTTAGATATGGGTGATTTGGAAAAGCAGCAAGAGCGTTATCAAACTGATCGGGACTTGGCATTGGTAATAACGATAGCCATGTACGCACTAAACATTATTGATGCTAATGTTGATGCTCATCTAAAGCAGTTCAATATAGATGAAGATTTAAGTATGGACGTTAAACCATTTTTAGATTTAAATCCAATAACCAATAATCCTGACTACGGGATCGCCTTTACCATTAAATTTTAG
- a CDS encoding ParB/RepB/Spo0J family partition protein, whose protein sequence is MAKATKKQALGRGLSALLKDPENDIKSASDKNADKVVGNIVELDVDAIEVNPFQPRSNFNDEALQELATSIRELGVIQPITVRKLDFNKYQLVSGERRFRASKLIGLKTIPAYIRIANDQESLEMALVENIQRQDLDPIEIALSYQRLIDEIQLTQEKLSERVGKKRSTITNYMRLLRLDPIIQTGIRDGFVSMGHGRTLVNIEKKEDQISLYEKIIGESLSVRETERAVKAYHEGGTNSKEVRKIAVLPVFAKKASKELTEHLSTKVAVNASEKGKGKITIPFNSEEEFQRIKKMIVGE, encoded by the coding sequence ATGGCGAAAGCAACAAAAAAACAGGCACTGGGCAGAGGGTTATCAGCCCTGTTGAAAGATCCTGAAAATGATATTAAGTCTGCATCTGACAAGAATGCGGACAAGGTTGTAGGCAATATAGTGGAATTGGATGTTGATGCAATTGAGGTAAATCCTTTTCAACCCCGCTCCAATTTTAATGATGAAGCGTTGCAAGAACTTGCAACCTCTATTCGGGAACTTGGAGTTATTCAACCTATTACGGTACGTAAGTTAGACTTCAACAAATATCAACTTGTTTCAGGGGAAAGACGTTTTAGGGCTTCCAAGTTGATTGGACTTAAAACCATTCCTGCATATATACGAATCGCCAATGACCAAGAGTCTTTGGAAATGGCCTTGGTAGAAAATATTCAACGTCAAGACCTAGACCCAATTGAAATAGCACTTTCTTATCAAAGACTCATTGATGAAATTCAACTTACCCAAGAAAAATTAAGTGAACGTGTTGGTAAGAAAAGATCTACGATCACCAACTATATGCGTTTATTGCGACTAGATCCAATAATACAAACAGGTATACGCGATGGCTTCGTAAGTATGGGTCATGGGAGAACCTTGGTGAACATTGAGAAGAAAGAAGATCAAATTTCGCTCTATGAGAAAATAATTGGTGAAAGTCTTTCTGTTCGTGAAACCGAGCGTGCCGTTAAGGCATATCATGAAGGCGGTACAAACTCGAAGGAAGTTAGAAAAATTGCGGTTTTACCTGTTTTTGCCAAAAAGGCTTCTAAGGAATTAACCGAACATCTCTCTACAAAGGTTGCTGTAAACGCTTCTGAAAAGGGCAAAGGCAAGATTACGATTCCTTTTAATTCCGAAGAGGAATTCCAACGTATTAAAAAAATGATTGTAGGTGAATAA
- a CDS encoding ParA family protein, with amino-acid sequence MGKIIAIANQKGGVGKTTTTVNLAASLGVLEKKVLLIDADPQANATSGLGIDVEGVENGTYQLLEHTKTAKETIIPTDSPNLDLIPSHIDLVAIEIELVDKDEREYMMKKAILDLKNHYDFILIDCAPSLGLLTLNALTAADSVIIPIQCEYFALEGLGKLLNTIKSVQKIHNPDLDIEGLLLTMFDSRLRLSNQVVEEVRKHFADMVFETIIQRNVRLSEAPSYGESIIKYDASSKGASNYLNMANELLKKNKETV; translated from the coding sequence ATGGGCAAGATAATTGCTATTGCAAATCAGAAAGGTGGAGTGGGTAAAACCACAACAACCGTTAACCTAGCTGCCTCGTTAGGTGTTCTGGAAAAAAAAGTACTTCTCATTGATGCCGACCCCCAGGCTAATGCGACCTCTGGATTGGGAATTGATGTTGAAGGTGTAGAGAATGGTACTTACCAGTTGTTGGAACATACAAAAACTGCTAAAGAGACTATCATACCAACAGATTCACCAAATTTGGATTTGATACCATCACATATAGACCTTGTTGCTATTGAGATTGAATTGGTTGATAAGGATGAAAGGGAATACATGATGAAAAAGGCCATTTTGGACCTTAAAAACCACTATGATTTTATTCTCATAGATTGTGCACCTTCATTGGGGTTATTGACCTTAAATGCACTAACAGCAGCCGATTCTGTGATTATTCCCATTCAATGTGAGTATTTTGCTTTGGAAGGGCTGGGCAAACTTTTAAACACAATTAAAAGTGTTCAGAAAATACATAATCCGGATTTGGACATAGAGGGACTTTTATTGACTATGTTCGATTCAAGGTTACGTCTTTCAAATCAGGTTGTTGAGGAGGTTCGCAAGCACTTTGCCGATATGGTATTCGAAACCATAATACAGCGCAACGTTCGTTTGAGTGAGGCACCAAGTTATGGGGAAAGCATCATCAAATATGATGCAAGCAGTAAAGGCGCTTCCAACTACCTGAATATGGCAAATGAACTATTGAAAAAAAACAAGGAGACCGTATAA
- a CDS encoding methylmalonyl-CoA mutase subunit beta, translating to MENNDLFEEFDPTSSKAWKQRIQFDLKGADYNKTLIWDSPENISVKPFYHQDDLQGKNLAETSSIPQCKVGQHIYVGNEKPANKKALKALGRGADSIVFLIPSEKIKIDILLHGIELASASIHFEMQFLSHDYIQQIKRYVGTKKANITLNIDIIGNLARNGNWFHNLNRDHEILTKILKDDLTAVGIKSLSVDVSLYQNAGANRVQQLAYALAHANEYLFFAKKNSLTPIFDITFKVSIDSNYFFEIAKLRALRVLWKTLSAKYDLDTDCHIVATPTTRNKTLYDPYVNMLRTTTEYMSGVLGGANTIHSKTYDAVFSKDNEFSERISLNQLLIIKEEAYLKKVSNPSDGSYYIESLTEQMAEKALTIFKSIEAGGGFLKQLKAHNIQKKIKDSAKKEQIQFNKKEKILVGSNKYLNQMDGMKEEIQIYPFLKTKARKTLLEPIVPKRLAEEFEKKRLQKE from the coding sequence ATGGAGAATAATGATTTGTTCGAAGAGTTTGACCCTACTTCCTCAAAGGCATGGAAACAACGTATTCAGTTTGACCTGAAAGGTGCCGATTACAACAAAACTTTGATTTGGGATTCTCCAGAAAATATTTCAGTAAAACCTTTTTATCACCAAGACGACCTTCAAGGAAAAAATCTTGCCGAAACAAGCTCGATTCCTCAATGTAAGGTAGGACAACATATATATGTCGGCAATGAAAAACCAGCTAATAAAAAGGCACTAAAAGCATTGGGGCGAGGCGCTGACAGTATAGTATTCCTGATTCCATCGGAGAAAATCAAAATTGACATTTTATTACACGGTATTGAGTTGGCCTCAGCCAGTATTCATTTTGAAATGCAATTTTTGTCCCATGATTATATTCAACAAATAAAGAGGTATGTTGGCACTAAAAAGGCGAATATCACTTTAAATATTGACATAATTGGGAACTTGGCCCGCAATGGCAATTGGTTTCATAATTTGAATAGGGACCACGAAATCCTTACCAAAATTTTGAAAGATGATTTGACCGCAGTCGGAATCAAATCTTTGAGTGTTGACGTATCACTCTATCAAAATGCTGGAGCGAACCGGGTACAACAATTGGCTTATGCCTTGGCACATGCTAATGAGTATCTTTTTTTTGCTAAAAAAAACAGCCTAACACCCATTTTTGATATCACTTTTAAGGTTTCAATTGACTCAAACTATTTCTTTGAAATTGCAAAACTAAGAGCGTTACGAGTACTTTGGAAGACACTATCTGCCAAATATGACCTAGATACAGATTGCCATATTGTAGCAACCCCTACCACGAGGAACAAAACACTTTATGATCCATATGTTAATATGCTAAGAACTACGACCGAATATATGTCGGGCGTTCTGGGAGGGGCGAATACGATTCATTCCAAAACTTATGATGCAGTTTTTAGTAAGGACAATGAATTTTCTGAAAGAATAAGTCTCAACCAGTTATTGATCATAAAGGAAGAAGCTTATCTTAAAAAAGTAAGCAACCCATCTGACGGTTCATATTATATTGAAAGCCTGACAGAACAAATGGCTGAAAAGGCTTTGACCATATTTAAAAGTATTGAGGCCGGTGGAGGGTTTCTAAAACAACTGAAAGCACATAATATCCAGAAAAAAATAAAGGATTCTGCAAAAAAAGAACAAATACAGTTCAACAAAAAAGAAAAAATATTAGTAGGAAGCAATAAGTATCTTAACCAAATGGACGGTATGAAAGAAGAGATTCAGATTTATCCCTTCTTAAAGACAAAAGCCCGAAAAACACTCTTGGAACCAATAGTTCCCAAACGATTAGCCGAGGAGTTCGAAAAAAAGCGATTGCAAAAAGAATGA
- a CDS encoding FtsB family cell division protein, with product MSLKKLKKKKWFSILTNIYVLVLTAFVVWMLFFDTNSFLIHKELKKEIKNLEKTQEFLHNEIEKDKKIIEKLSDTSELEKFAREQYYLKKKNEEIYLIEYEDSLKNKKHGE from the coding sequence ATGAGCTTAAAAAAACTTAAAAAGAAAAAATGGTTTTCCATTCTTACCAATATTTATGTATTGGTGTTAACCGCTTTTGTTGTTTGGATGCTGTTCTTTGACACAAACTCTTTTCTCATTCATAAAGAGTTGAAAAAAGAAATCAAAAATCTTGAAAAAACCCAAGAATTTTTGCACAATGAAATTGAAAAGGATAAAAAGATAATCGAAAAGTTATCTGACACCAGTGAATTGGAAAAATTTGCTAGGGAGCAATATTACCTTAAGAAGAAGAACGAAGAGATTTATTTAATCGAGTACGAGGATAGTCTAAAGAACAAAAAACATGGAGAATAA
- the udk gene encoding uridine kinase, protein MLIIGIAGGTGCGKTTVVNQIINELPAEEVGVISQDSYYNDLSHLSIVERKKTNFDHPQSIDFDLLEKHLITLKSGKSIQQPVYSFIECNRTDKTIPTHARKVMIVEGILILTHPKIRDMFDIKIYVHADSDERLIRRLKRDVNERGWELDETINKYQSTLKPMHDQFIEPTKEYADIIIPNNKYNTVAVDIVRTIIAEKIS, encoded by the coding sequence ATGTTGATTATAGGGATTGCAGGGGGCACAGGATGTGGAAAAACCACGGTGGTAAATCAAATCATCAACGAGTTGCCTGCAGAGGAAGTAGGAGTCATTTCACAGGACTCGTATTACAACGATTTATCCCATTTATCAATAGTTGAAAGAAAAAAAACCAATTTCGATCATCCGCAATCTATAGATTTTGATTTACTCGAAAAGCATTTAATCACTTTGAAATCAGGCAAATCTATTCAGCAGCCTGTCTACTCTTTTATTGAATGCAATAGAACAGACAAGACCATACCCACACATGCCCGTAAGGTTATGATCGTTGAAGGGATTTTGATTCTGACCCATCCAAAAATAAGGGACATGTTCGATATTAAAATATATGTACATGCCGATTCTGATGAGCGATTGATCAGAAGATTGAAAAGAGATGTAAATGAACGAGGGTGGGAACTTGATGAGACCATAAACAAATATCAATCAACCCTAAAGCCAATGCACGACCAGTTCATAGAGCCAACCAAGGAATATGCGGATATTATAATCCCTAATAATAAATACAATACTGTGGCCGTAGATATTGTACGTACCATAATTGCAGAAAAAATTTCTTAA
- the mce gene encoding methylmalonyl-CoA epimerase: MNISHIEHIGIAVENLEESIKYYEGVLGLKCYAIEEVVDQKVKTAFFLVGSTKIELLESTSPDGPIGKFIEKKGPGMHHMAFAVKDTDEALKTAEERGVRLIDKVSRKGAEGLEIGFLHPKSTNGVLTELCSKKE, encoded by the coding sequence ATGAACATATCTCATATTGAACATATTGGAATAGCAGTAGAAAATCTAGAAGAGTCAATCAAGTATTACGAAGGGGTACTTGGATTAAAATGCTACGCTATTGAAGAGGTTGTTGATCAGAAAGTGAAAACAGCCTTTTTTTTAGTAGGCTCAACTAAGATAGAATTATTAGAGAGCACCTCTCCTGATGGTCCTATTGGTAAGTTTATTGAGAAAAAAGGCCCGGGAATGCATCACATGGCGTTTGCTGTGAAAGATACCGATGAAGCTTTGAAAACTGCTGAGGAAAGAGGGGTTAGACTTATTGACAAGGTCTCGCGAAAAGGTGCTGAAGGATTAGAAATTGGGTTTCTTCACCCAAAATCAACCAATGGTGTATTGACCGAACTTTGTTCAAAGAAGGAATAA
- a CDS encoding acyl-CoA carboxylase subunit beta, whose translation MANQEKINELIEKRAKARLGGGEKRIDSQHAKGKLTARERIDLLLDEDSFEEFDMFVTHRTKSFGLDKQRFLSDGVITGHGTIDGRIVYVFSQDFTVFGGSLSETYALKICKIMDMAMKVGVPVIGLNDSGGARIQEGVRSLAGYAEIFQRNIMASGVIPQISSILGPCAGGAVYSPALTDFTIMTDQTSYMFVTGPKVVKSVTGEVVTAEQLGGAKIHSTKSGVSHFLAETDEENIMLIRKLMSYLPSNNLEDPPAIVCDDPIDRLEDSLNEIIPENPNQPYDIVDVISTIVDHGEFTEVHRNYARNIAVGFARFNGRSVGIVANQPKYYAGVLDIEASRKAARFVRFCDAFNIPVVTLVDVPGFLPGTGQEYGGIILHGAKLLFAYGEATVPKVTITLRKSYGGAHDVMSCKQLRGDLNYAWPTAEIAVMGAKGAVEVLEGSNIRKIEDNEEKSKYIEKKEDEYTAKFANPYVAAKYGFIDDVIEPRNTRFRIIRALELLSNKKEVNPPKKHSNMPL comes from the coding sequence ATGGCAAATCAAGAAAAAATCAATGAACTCATTGAGAAAAGGGCCAAGGCAAGATTAGGTGGTGGTGAAAAGCGGATAGATTCGCAACATGCGAAAGGTAAATTAACCGCACGAGAGAGGATAGATCTTTTACTGGATGAGGATAGTTTTGAGGAGTTTGATATGTTCGTTACACATAGAACAAAATCATTCGGATTAGACAAACAAAGGTTTTTATCTGATGGTGTGATAACGGGGCATGGAACTATAGATGGTAGAATTGTATATGTATTCTCCCAAGATTTTACGGTTTTCGGAGGGTCTTTATCCGAGACCTACGCACTAAAAATCTGTAAGATCATGGATATGGCCATGAAAGTTGGTGTTCCTGTAATAGGCCTTAATGATAGTGGTGGTGCCCGTATTCAAGAAGGGGTAAGATCATTGGCAGGTTATGCTGAGATTTTCCAGAGAAACATAATGGCTTCAGGTGTAATTCCGCAAATATCGTCCATTTTAGGACCTTGTGCGGGTGGTGCTGTTTATTCACCAGCATTGACCGATTTTACCATAATGACAGATCAAACCAGCTATATGTTCGTAACAGGACCTAAGGTGGTAAAAAGTGTTACCGGTGAGGTTGTTACAGCCGAACAATTGGGAGGGGCAAAAATACACTCAACCAAGTCTGGTGTTTCCCATTTCTTGGCAGAAACCGATGAGGAAAATATAATGTTGATAAGGAAATTAATGAGTTATCTTCCTTCAAACAATCTAGAAGATCCTCCTGCTATTGTATGTGATGATCCTATTGATAGGCTCGAAGACTCTTTAAATGAAATCATTCCTGAAAACCCGAATCAACCTTACGATATAGTTGATGTTATTTCAACAATAGTTGACCACGGTGAGTTTACCGAGGTGCACAGGAATTATGCCAGAAATATTGCTGTAGGATTTGCTAGATTCAATGGCAGGTCAGTAGGGATTGTTGCAAATCAGCCTAAATATTATGCCGGTGTCCTTGATATTGAAGCATCCCGAAAAGCTGCTCGTTTTGTGAGGTTCTGTGATGCATTTAATATTCCAGTTGTTACATTGGTAGATGTACCTGGTTTCTTACCGGGAACAGGTCAAGAGTATGGCGGTATTATTCTACATGGTGCGAAACTCTTATTTGCTTATGGCGAAGCTACGGTTCCAAAAGTTACCATAACCTTACGTAAATCTTACGGTGGCGCCCATGATGTTATGAGCTGTAAACAATTAAGGGGTGATTTAAATTATGCATGGCCAACCGCTGAAATTGCTGTGATGGGTGCCAAAGGTGCCGTTGAGGTACTTGAAGGCAGTAATATTAGAAAAATCGAGGATAACGAGGAGAAAAGCAAATATATTGAGAAGAAAGAAGACGAATATACAGCCAAGTTTGCCAATCCTTATGTAGCTGCAAAGTATGGCTTTATCGATGATGTTATAGAACCAAGGAATACGCGTTTTAGAATTATTAGGGCACTTGAGTTACTGTCCAATAAAAAAGAGGTGAATCCTCCTAAGAAACATTCAAATATGCCATTATGA
- a CDS encoding OadG family protein codes for MMLLNISMQIDQIGEGYVILLSGLLIVFCALLTLSLFFKFGLPVMLYIYKVITKGRDKKIKDIKINADKNFTGEVAAAISTAIHLYLNEQHDDENAILTIKQARKMYSPWSSKIYATHHRRL; via the coding sequence ATGATGTTATTGAATATAAGTATGCAAATCGACCAAATTGGCGAGGGGTATGTGATTTTATTATCAGGTCTTTTGATTGTGTTCTGTGCACTATTGACACTTTCTTTATTCTTTAAGTTTGGACTTCCGGTGATGTTATATATCTACAAGGTTATTACCAAAGGAAGGGATAAGAAAATAAAAGATATAAAAATTAATGCTGATAAGAATTTTACAGGTGAGGTAGCAGCAGCAATATCTACTGCGATCCACCTTTATCTCAACGAGCAGCATGATGATGAAAACGCAATATTGACGATAAAACAAGCAAGGAAAATGTATTCTCCATGGAGTTCAAAAATCTATGCGACGCATCATCGAAGACTCTGA
- a CDS encoding acetyl-CoA carboxylase biotin carboxyl carrier protein subunit translates to MKNFEFNIQNNFYNVKILSHEGNVINLEVNGTSYSVKMKKEIKKTKTPTLVRAASKRPSEPLKVNPSSSKTKIVAPIPGVILSLDVKVGDTITVGDRLIVLEAMKMENNIVSEKAGTVTAVNVSVGQQVLQNEIMIELE, encoded by the coding sequence ATGAAAAATTTCGAATTCAACATACAGAACAATTTTTATAATGTCAAGATCCTTTCCCACGAAGGAAATGTGATAAATCTTGAAGTTAACGGTACTTCATATTCCGTGAAAATGAAGAAAGAAATCAAAAAGACCAAAACACCAACCTTGGTGCGGGCAGCTTCGAAAAGACCTTCAGAGCCTTTGAAGGTTAATCCAAGTTCTTCCAAAACCAAAATAGTAGCACCTATTCCCGGTGTTATTTTATCACTGGATGTTAAGGTAGGGGATACTATAACAGTTGGGGATAGATTAATTGTGCTTGAAGCAATGAAAATGGAAAACAATATAGTTTCTGAAAAAGCAGGTACGGTTACCGCGGTGAATGTCAGCGTTGGTCAACAAGTTTTGCAAAACGAGATAATGATAGAATTGGAATAG
- a CDS encoding sodium ion-translocating decarboxylase subunit beta gives MKKLLLIFGILSLLVFIRPVLGFNKDTDKKESITLVENQVDSQEEGIYTDAFQGIQQFYNYTGFANATWGHILMILIGIIFIYLGIKFDYEPLLLIPIGVGVIIGNIPFVAGNQTGIYETGSVLNYLYFGVVKGVYPPLIFLGIGAMTDFSSLIANPKLMLLGAAAQIGVFATFLGALYLGFALPEAGAIGIIGGADGPTAIFLSSKLANGINLLPDGTTVKNLIGPIAIAAYSYMALVPVIQPPLMRLLVSKEDRKIKMKPPRAVSQKEKMIFPVVALLLTTFISPSALPLLGMLFFGNLLKESGRTERLAETARTKLIDIVTILLGVTVGASTQADIFITKDSMMIFGLGAVSFVIATIGGLLFAKFMNLFLKGDDKINPLIGASGVSAVPDSARVVHAEALKSDPNNYLLMHAMAPNVSGVIGSAIAAGILLSFLA, from the coding sequence ATGAAGAAACTACTTTTAATATTCGGTATTCTATCACTGTTGGTTTTTATTCGACCCGTTCTTGGTTTTAATAAAGACACAGATAAAAAAGAAAGTATAACATTGGTTGAAAATCAAGTTGACAGCCAAGAAGAAGGTATATATACTGATGCTTTTCAGGGAATACAGCAGTTTTATAACTATACAGGATTTGCCAATGCCACTTGGGGTCATATTTTAATGATTTTGATAGGTATTATTTTTATTTATCTAGGTATAAAATTTGATTACGAACCTCTTCTATTAATACCTATAGGTGTAGGAGTCATTATTGGTAACATACCATTTGTAGCCGGTAACCAAACAGGGATTTATGAAACAGGTTCTGTATTGAATTACCTTTATTTTGGTGTTGTAAAAGGAGTTTATCCTCCTTTGATTTTCTTAGGCATTGGTGCAATGACTGATTTCTCTTCTTTGATCGCCAATCCCAAATTAATGTTATTGGGAGCTGCAGCGCAGATCGGTGTTTTTGCTACTTTCCTGGGAGCTCTTTATTTGGGGTTTGCACTGCCTGAAGCAGGTGCAATAGGAATTATTGGTGGTGCCGATGGGCCTACAGCTATATTCCTTTCTTCAAAACTTGCGAATGGGATAAATTTATTGCCTGATGGTACAACGGTCAAAAATCTTATTGGGCCAATTGCCATTGCAGCATATTCATATATGGCCCTGGTACCAGTGATTCAGCCACCATTGATGCGACTATTGGTGTCCAAAGAAGACAGGAAAATAAAAATGAAGCCACCAAGGGCAGTATCACAAAAGGAAAAAATGATTTTCCCTGTGGTTGCCTTATTATTAACTACGTTTATATCCCCAAGTGCATTACCACTATTAGGAATGTTGTTCTTTGGTAATTTACTTAAGGAATCAGGAAGAACAGAACGTTTGGCTGAAACTGCACGAACAAAGCTTATTGATATTGTTACCATTCTTTTAGGTGTAACAGTTGGGGCATCTACCCAAGCGGATATTTTTATAACCAAAGACTCGATGATGATTTTTGGGCTGGGAGCAGTCTCATTTGTAATTGCGACAATAGGAGGTTTATTATTCGCCAAGTTTATGAATCTATTCTTAAAAGGGGATGATAAGATAAATCCTCTTATTGGTGCTTCCGGTGTTTCTGCTGTGCCCGATAGTGCTCGAGTGGTTCATGCAGAGGCATTAAAATCAGATCCAAACAATTATTTGTTGATGCACGCGATGGCTCCCAATGTTTCGGGGGTTATTGGATCGGCGATAGCAGCAGGTATATTATTAAGTTTTTTAGCATAG
- a CDS encoding acetyl-CoA hydrolase/transferase family protein gives MKIPNLKTAQEAVKLIESGNRVLIQGGSATPQALVKAMVERAPELRDVEIVHLHTEGECGYTSPEVRDSFKTNAFFIGGNIRKRIGDTADYIPIFLSDIPSLFRQGYMDIDVVLVNVSPPDKHGFCSLGVSVDIVISAIEQGKKVIAQINPRMPRTFGDALVHLNNFDACVPVVEEIHEMKLAAPSEEEVLIGRNIAEIIEDGATLQMGIGGIPNAVLSFMGNHKNLGVHTEMFSEGIVDLVEKDIVNGSQKKLNPYKIVSGFAMGSRRLYDFMDDNPEIEMKDIAYVNDTAVIRQNPKVTAINSAIEIDFTGQVCADSIGTRMFSGVGGQMDFMRGAALSDGGKPIIAITSTTAKGVSKIVPMLKQGAGVVTTRAHARYVATEYGIAELFGRNLKDRARALRDIAHPDHREELDKSIFERFGSSLAVH, from the coding sequence ATGAAAATTCCAAATTTAAAGACAGCTCAAGAAGCGGTCAAACTTATAGAATCAGGAAATAGGGTGCTAATTCAAGGAGGTTCGGCAACTCCGCAAGCTTTGGTAAAAGCAATGGTGGAGCGCGCTCCAGAATTACGAGATGTCGAGATAGTTCATTTGCACACTGAAGGTGAGTGTGGTTATACTTCACCGGAGGTTAGGGATAGTTTCAAGACCAACGCATTCTTCATAGGAGGGAATATCAGAAAAAGGATAGGTGACACTGCGGATTATATCCCAATTTTTTTAAGTGATATCCCTAGCTTGTTCAGACAGGGTTATATGGATATTGATGTGGTATTAGTCAATGTTTCCCCTCCCGATAAACATGGTTTTTGTTCTTTAGGTGTATCTGTTGATATTGTCATCTCGGCAATTGAACAAGGCAAAAAGGTAATTGCTCAAATTAACCCAAGAATGCCAAGAACTTTTGGTGATGCATTGGTCCACTTAAACAATTTTGACGCCTGTGTTCCCGTAGTTGAGGAAATTCATGAAATGAAGTTAGCGGCGCCATCAGAAGAAGAGGTGCTTATTGGAAGAAATATTGCCGAAATCATTGAAGACGGTGCTACATTGCAAATGGGAATTGGTGGTATCCCTAACGCAGTATTAAGTTTCATGGGCAATCATAAAAACCTTGGTGTGCATACTGAAATGTTTTCAGAGGGTATTGTAGACCTTGTTGAAAAAGATATTGTAAATGGCTCGCAAAAGAAATTGAATCCTTATAAAATAGTATCTGGTTTCGCAATGGGGTCTCGTAGACTTTATGATTTTATGGATGACAATCCAGAAATAGAAATGAAGGATATTGCTTATGTAAATGACACGGCCGTTATTCGCCAAAATCCAAAAGTTACCGCTATCAACTCGGCTATCGAGATTGATTTTACAGGTCAAGTTTGCGCTGATTCTATTGGTACCAGAATGTTCTCTGGTGTAGGAGGTCAAATGGACTTTATGCGAGGTGCTGCTTTGTCTGATGGAGGTAAGCCAATAATAGCAATAACTTCTACTACGGCGAAGGGTGTTTCTAAAATTGTGCCAATGTTAAAACAAGGTGCTGGCGTGGTAACAACTAGGGCTCATGCACGTTATGTGGCCACTGAATATGGTATAGCAGAATTATTTGGAAGAAACCTGAAAGATCGTGCGCGTGCATTACGGGATATTGCCCATCCTGATCATAGAGAAGAACTTGATAAATCTATATTCGAAAGGTTCGGAAGTAGTTTAGCGGTTCATTAA